Proteins from a single region of Catenulispora acidiphila DSM 44928:
- a CDS encoding amino acid kinase family protein: protein MNQPTVSQDGTPTTAVLKFGGSSFATLAAYQDIAVALAQRVQAENRRLAVVVSAMPGETESLRERLTGVNPHPADASTAGLLTLADTISAHLLAAALHEAGLRATVLAGHELGFTTDSTFMWARLQTADPAPLTAALAEHDVVVIPGGQAVDATGRPTWLGKNSSDLSALIVAATLGVSEVEIHSDVDGVYSCDPNAVTGTRLLSEISYDSAALMSLHGAKVLHRHAVRLAKQHGITIVCRLNKAPFPSGTTIGAHGSAASAVVVNKKSVVLEFEDAGAADIAHSTFHAQGLDSVRLETGAHVALTNGYLDLEGFGQRHALPPYHPAGIPVAEVSGSQVITTIVADVAEAVEVAQRIHDALYARTPELLTV from the coding sequence GTGAATCAGCCCACTGTGTCCCAGGACGGGACGCCTACCACAGCAGTACTGAAGTTCGGCGGATCCAGCTTCGCCACCCTGGCGGCGTATCAGGACATCGCCGTCGCCCTGGCCCAGCGGGTGCAGGCCGAGAACCGCCGGCTGGCCGTCGTCGTCAGCGCCATGCCGGGCGAGACCGAATCGCTGCGGGAGCGGCTGACCGGGGTCAACCCGCACCCGGCGGACGCCAGCACGGCGGGCCTGCTCACGCTGGCCGACACGATCAGCGCGCACCTGCTCGCCGCAGCGCTGCACGAGGCGGGCCTGCGGGCCACGGTGCTGGCCGGCCACGAGCTGGGCTTCACCACCGACAGCACGTTCATGTGGGCCCGGCTGCAGACGGCGGACCCCGCGCCGCTGACCGCCGCGCTGGCCGAGCACGACGTCGTGGTGATCCCCGGCGGCCAGGCCGTGGACGCCACCGGACGCCCGACCTGGCTGGGCAAGAACAGCTCGGACCTGTCGGCGCTGATCGTGGCCGCGACGCTCGGGGTCTCCGAGGTCGAGATCCACTCCGACGTCGACGGCGTCTACAGCTGCGACCCCAACGCGGTCACCGGGACCCGGCTGCTGTCGGAGATCTCCTACGACAGCGCGGCCCTGATGTCGCTGCACGGCGCGAAGGTCCTGCACCGGCACGCGGTGCGGCTGGCCAAGCAGCACGGCATCACCATCGTCTGCCGGCTCAACAAGGCTCCCTTCCCGAGCGGGACGACGATCGGCGCCCACGGCTCCGCGGCCTCGGCGGTGGTGGTGAACAAGAAGTCGGTGGTCCTGGAGTTCGAGGACGCCGGCGCGGCGGACATCGCGCACAGCACGTTCCACGCCCAAGGACTGGACTCGGTGCGGCTGGAGACCGGCGCGCACGTCGCGCTGACCAACGGCTACCTGGACCTGGAGGGGTTCGGCCAGCGCCACGCGCTGCCGCCGTACCACCCGGCGGGGATTCCGGTCGCCGAGGTGTCCGGGAGCCAGGTCATCACCACGATCGTCGCCGATGTGGCCGAGGCGGTCGAGGTGGCGCAGCGGATTCACGACGCGCTGTACGCGCGGACGCCGGAGCTGCTGACTGTCTGA
- a CDS encoding TauD/TfdA family dioxygenase has product MTVLTASRIANPATLADIVIPDAARDAMGTQLAAMPEPTARIDWAMARFHQIFATLPVEVLQQILDFGRHSDTPGVGYVRNLPVDAVVPPTPGDGGPSVGKPSYVAEGVLLGLSGLLGEPVGFLTEKQGQLVHDVVPVPGGAKTQTNQGSTVFLNFHNDIVHDSIGRYDVSNPDFLVLSCLRADHEGIAATYYADARDIVAALDDQALEILRSPLFRLNAPGSYVRDVAGGGEVLSDPVPILSGPQEFPEIAVSANGVRAMTSGAQTVLDRLQAACREVSHQVFLRPGQALLINNRKGLHARSQFTARYDGEDRWLQRTYVRRSQWTIRYRATEGNRRVHH; this is encoded by the coding sequence ATGACCGTTCTGACCGCCTCCCGGATCGCCAACCCCGCGACGCTGGCCGACATCGTGATCCCCGACGCCGCCCGCGATGCGATGGGCACGCAGCTGGCCGCGATGCCCGAACCCACGGCGCGGATCGACTGGGCGATGGCCCGCTTCCACCAGATCTTCGCCACGCTGCCGGTCGAGGTGCTGCAGCAGATCCTGGACTTCGGCCGCCACTCGGACACCCCCGGCGTCGGGTACGTGCGCAACCTGCCGGTCGATGCCGTCGTGCCGCCGACCCCCGGCGACGGCGGGCCGAGCGTCGGCAAGCCGAGCTACGTGGCCGAGGGCGTGCTGCTGGGCCTGTCCGGACTGCTGGGCGAGCCGGTGGGCTTCCTGACGGAAAAGCAGGGTCAGCTGGTGCACGACGTGGTGCCGGTCCCCGGCGGCGCGAAGACGCAGACGAATCAGGGTTCGACGGTCTTCCTGAACTTCCACAACGACATCGTGCACGACTCCATCGGCCGCTACGACGTCAGCAACCCCGACTTCCTGGTGCTGAGCTGCCTGCGCGCCGACCACGAGGGCATCGCGGCGACGTACTACGCCGACGCGCGGGACATCGTCGCGGCGCTGGACGACCAGGCGCTGGAGATCCTGCGCAGCCCGCTGTTCCGCTTGAACGCGCCGGGGAGCTACGTGCGCGACGTCGCCGGCGGCGGCGAGGTGCTGTCCGATCCGGTGCCGATCCTCAGCGGGCCGCAGGAGTTCCCGGAGATAGCGGTCTCCGCGAACGGGGTGCGTGCGATGACCTCGGGGGCGCAGACGGTGCTGGACCGGCTGCAGGCGGCGTGCCGCGAGGTGTCGCACCAGGTGTTCCTGCGGCCGGGGCAGGCGCTGCTGATCAACAACCGCAAGGGGCTGCACGCTCGGTCGCAGTTCACGGCTCGGTACGACGGTGAGGACCGCTGGCTGCAGCGGACTTACGTGCGGCGGAGCCAGTGGACCATCCGGTACCGCGCGACGGAGGGGAACCGCCGGGTGCATCACTGA
- a CDS encoding LysR family transcriptional regulator — MEFQQLVTFQRVATVLSFTRAAADLNYAQSSVTNQIRNLEASLQTELFDRLGSKIQLTDAGQRLLLHAERLLALADEARADVAGPAEPSGTLTIGTMESITSYRLPPLLELFHYRYPAVHLALRPSLCADTCRALRQGTFDVGFLMEPDTGHAGLDSVVLSKERLVLVAAPSFPLASAPTVTIEALRKVPVLATESGCSYRDLFEIELTAEQLTPASFLEFGTIEAIKRGVIAGLGVSLLPEITVADEIASGSLTVLPWTPPFEVVIQLAWRRGKRLSRELQLFIDQTIRLVREESPAS; from the coding sequence GTGGAGTTCCAACAACTGGTGACTTTTCAGCGGGTGGCTACCGTTCTGAGCTTCACCCGTGCCGCCGCCGACTTGAACTACGCGCAGTCCAGTGTCACGAACCAGATCAGGAATCTGGAGGCGTCGCTGCAGACCGAGCTCTTCGACCGGTTGGGGAGCAAGATCCAGCTGACGGATGCCGGCCAGCGGTTGCTGCTGCACGCTGAGCGGCTGCTGGCGCTCGCTGATGAGGCGCGGGCTGACGTCGCGGGACCGGCCGAGCCGTCCGGGACGCTCACCATCGGCACGATGGAGAGCATCACGTCCTACCGGCTGCCGCCGCTGCTGGAGCTGTTCCACTACCGCTACCCCGCGGTGCATCTGGCGCTGCGGCCGAGCCTTTGCGCCGACACCTGCCGGGCCCTGCGCCAGGGGACCTTCGACGTCGGCTTCCTCATGGAGCCCGACACCGGGCACGCCGGGCTGGATTCGGTCGTGCTGTCCAAAGAGCGCCTTGTGCTGGTCGCCGCGCCCTCCTTCCCCCTGGCATCCGCGCCCACGGTCACGATCGAGGCGCTGCGCAAGGTCCCGGTCCTCGCGACCGAATCAGGGTGCTCCTATCGCGACCTGTTCGAGATCGAGCTGACCGCCGAGCAGCTCACGCCCGCCTCGTTCCTGGAGTTCGGCACGATCGAGGCCATCAAGCGCGGCGTGATCGCCGGCCTCGGCGTCAGTCTGCTGCCGGAGATCACGGTTGCGGACGAGATCGCCTCCGGTTCGCTGACCGTCCTGCCCTGGACGCCGCCCTTCGAGGTGGTCATCCAGCTGGCGTGGCGGCGCGGCAAGCGGCTGTCGCGGGAGCTGCAGCTGTTCATCGATCAGACGATCCGCCTGGTGCGCGAGGAATCCCCGGCGTCCTGA
- a CDS encoding aminotransferase-like domain-containing protein, whose translation MTTTTPTPAPIDVSRVTPTPNAPALAPIDLAPPIPTASAPAPALAPVDLPRPIPTAPAPIDLSQPVFGAAASFPSSLDPARALAEAAPALAAHLSDFHRHPAGLPDLRAAVAERYTRRGVPTTPDHIVVTSSPQAALALAIGLFCAPEDRVLVENPTHPDTLAVLRSCAVRPVPIPLGGNGITPADLPGRFVHTAARLAHFSAGYQNPTGHLPSAEVRLAAAESARRSGTWLIADETAIEPVLDGVAPEPFTLGVPRAAAERIVTIGAPSQTHGLALRVGWLRATPRTAAALARHQADAGLGASALDQILTTNLLHQADADLPAHRAQLRERRAALESALTRLAPEWSWRHPAGGLTLWVDLGRPAAAALTTHAANAGVHITPGSRFTLDPGAHDHHIPLPFTLPAPALTEAACRLATAWHQTLSTPRSPDRHMWTV comes from the coding sequence ATGACCACCACCACCCCCACCCCCGCGCCGATCGACGTGTCCCGGGTGACTCCGACCCCGAACGCACCGGCACTCGCGCCGATTGACCTGGCACCACCGATCCCCACCGCGTCAGCACCCGCACCCGCGCTCGCACCGGTCGACCTGCCGCGACCGATCCCCACCGCGCCAGCACCCATCGATCTTTCCCAACCGGTCTTCGGCGCCGCAGCCAGCTTCCCGTCGTCTCTCGACCCAGCCCGCGCTCTGGCCGAAGCGGCACCGGCCCTCGCCGCCCACCTGTCCGACTTCCACCGCCACCCCGCCGGCCTGCCAGATCTGCGCGCCGCGGTCGCCGAGCGGTACACCCGCCGCGGTGTGCCGACCACGCCAGACCACATCGTCGTCACCAGCAGTCCTCAAGCCGCGCTGGCCCTCGCAATCGGCCTGTTCTGCGCACCCGAGGACCGCGTTCTGGTCGAGAACCCGACACACCCCGACACGCTCGCCGTGCTCCGCTCCTGCGCAGTCCGACCGGTCCCCATCCCACTCGGCGGCAACGGCATCACCCCAGCAGACCTCCCCGGCAGGTTCGTCCACACCGCCGCGCGCCTGGCCCACTTCAGCGCCGGCTACCAGAACCCGACCGGCCACCTGCCCTCCGCTGAGGTCCGACTGGCCGCAGCCGAGTCGGCACGTCGCTCGGGAACCTGGCTCATCGCCGACGAGACCGCGATCGAGCCAGTCCTCGACGGCGTCGCCCCCGAGCCCTTCACCCTCGGCGTCCCACGAGCCGCGGCCGAGCGCATCGTCACCATCGGCGCACCCTCCCAGACCCACGGCCTCGCCCTACGCGTCGGCTGGCTCCGCGCGACACCCCGCACCGCCGCCGCCCTCGCACGCCACCAAGCCGACGCCGGCCTCGGCGCATCAGCACTCGACCAAATACTCACCACCAATCTGCTGCACCAAGCCGACGCCGACCTCCCCGCACACCGCGCACAGCTACGCGAACGGCGCGCAGCCCTGGAATCCGCCCTGACCCGCCTCGCCCCCGAATGGTCGTGGCGCCACCCCGCCGGCGGCCTCACGCTCTGGGTAGACCTCGGCCGCCCCGCAGCCGCAGCACTGACCACTCACGCCGCCAACGCCGGAGTCCACATCACCCCCGGATCGCGCTTCACCCTCGACCCAGGGGCCCACGACCACCACATCCCGCTCCCATTCACACTCCCCGCGCCAGCCCTCACCGAAGCCGCATGCCGCCTAGCCACCGCCTGGCACCAGACCCTCTCCACACCCCGGAGCCCCGACCGCCACATGTGGACGGTCTGA